One Tenebrio molitor chromosome 2, icTenMoli1.1, whole genome shotgun sequence genomic region harbors:
- the LOC138122806 gene encoding receptor-type tyrosine-protein phosphatase T-like isoform X2 — protein MFQKSLLYGTLMICLAKSKSENDFFITKKYNNMNYFCVTNTTYALSWTTTEVGEKLEQESTFIPTRNNSFDCRIENDFRTEKYFVKAPWKLKNSLEANINKVIVDQRWEEMKIYKTEDVTGDGTLLKFTTVLSTLKSNFDIPFSIRTEKEAHIFLCDGEDPHESNCYWIMLQAFSGDETAIRKCSKGFVPKISNKWPQGECKMKQANIVHPDFPRFLNSTLWTHLKLTKTGETLRLAQKNRHRSRKIIEFSEKQEVINVTHMIIHSKMVNALWKIHQVEFIYTNEETDKIQLGTTFSPTENYLCVSMYLLMCDSCKVKLTLLDDSSVTVNEQDFSQLVSSEWREIKFISESKQYQYNNFKLLVSTIGGTRDQWFWAIDRVRLCQKEEFRMIGLTEIETCQLMSDDKKIITFKDSVEVSESECPENTIGKFCVPCNWIYENCERIKICDNDKCVCSSGYNIANKNCYNQCKSGSYGHGCKKSCGKCSYNYYDCNTIDGTCSPCIDEFSGPRCDIPPSIIFAKPPDVTDVKYTEATVQVTDFTLENSSNNEKPFAYAIQYKVATNHNSKWITYNNSTYTFYENHSIVISNLKADTKYFVRGVIITRDGNVSLGWHLKFREFTTKCEEITSDNLEINSTNITAFVSLKSPIKNTLCNLEKYNINLQETGKRGLFNNGVVYFDGLDPFTHYTIMFQRSTEDHQKKKFQTTEGVPQQVSNLRVANKSSSTICIKWEKPYSINGLFKHYIVKYRHVSYLACKQQPTTPSTEHTLRVTETSTTIKDLIPYSRYSISVFAENTKLKGLPSEFLEETLPADEIESEEISGVTVTPGTRGVNIELSRNCEKIRGQLVVNTTAICTNEWCKNQSRTSKTTKHYVSNDIITLDGLAPFSDYSLDLIFCRSYTNCEGDTKRETFRTKPTIPNAVTDLLVYTKNESSVSLRWKPSYPPTGVLEKYKIDCQNGYYYVDKHINEFEMASCKLWPDFHCVTVSNLKSGSTYTCYVNGKNEDVSEFGPANSIYTKTEIEPSRAPYDLNITWTINNDLILQWKHPNQSNGPIKYFNIILTDGETNKIEKNLPITNNIYYLNYNIKIESAELFPSTQYNIQVSAFNGFSGNYVYLMDTSPPDIPLLNGDPESGSTNDTITLKISLQKPRGQTDHRLLLILITDKNANRKITAANYSLTSSQDSIKETIGDINTENFFFESGTSYNVTILLLNTFQNKTRSNEYSYLYKTLGLQRITSEQESNLLGLLALLLIIPIAAIIYMKRDELLSFKKEVFKRSNTSTEVLDIQEDQIPLSDVAQNNVILPVTKKMTKPQPVRSDSNISQKTSKNPPTKPNGHSKRVKITEFEQYVKESIASGELERQHALFPRGQTKPWTVGSLKENKSKNRYNNLIAYDHTRVILEKIDGNPHSDYINANYVDGYRVPRAYIATQGPKAATLDDFWRMIWQENVQHIANLANIYEGGKKKVEKYWPEINETLQFGAIAVQHQSSKVYADYEHRVFKVTRDAESRELDQLHFSSWPDHGVPLYSQSLVPFLQKMLQIPLNTKSPIVVHCSAGVGRTGTILLCDICLRMAARKSAIDALGALQRLREQRPNMVDNMEQYKLAHLVVLECLIGMHTGIQCNEIQESVKRLLEDERTVTQMQYLEDTQWQDQAMKSVAWVDEEAQVVEEKNRFKDIIPETQGRVFITRYPTSDGTSSYINAVKVDGFRCPGRYIVTQQPMPNTLGDFWRLVEENNVSVVVSLNQVDPKDKTSCAFWPTNKRPQMDPVPIISLKHVNTLSMEHYDVVTIHLSAPSRKEHFQVHIVSMKNWPPKTNCPKSPEKFLAFWEEADNIARRSNPVLVTCYDGVTASGLFMAMSFVIEKMKLEQICDVCQAVRTIRHNRQQFVQNIEQFEFLYRVAVIYINGFEPYANFN, from the exons ATGTTTCAGAAAag TTTACTTTATGGAACTTTAATGATTTGTTTGGCAAAATCGAAGAGTGAAAATGACttctttattacaaaaaaatataacaacatGAACTATTTTTGTGTGACCAACACTACCTATGCGTTAAGTTGGACTACAACGGAAGTAGGAGAAAAATTGGAACAAG AATCAACGTTTATACCGACAAGAAATAACTCTTTCGACTGTCGTATTGAAAATGATTTTAgaactgaaaaatatttcgtAAAAGCTCCTTGGAAGTTGAAAAACTCTTTGGAAGCGAACATTAACAAAGTAATCGTTGACCAACGATGGGAAG AgatgaaaatttataaaacagaAGATGTTACTGGTGATGGCACTCTTTTAAAGTTTACTACGGTTTTGTCAACATTAAAATCCAACTTTGACATTCCCTTTTCAATACGCACTGAAAAAGAAGCTCACATTTTTCTTTGCGATGGAGAAGATCCTCACGAATCTAATTGTTATTGGATCATGTTGCAAGCTTTTAGTGGAGACGAAACTGCAATACGAAAATGTTCAAAAGGATTTGTACCTAAAATTAGTAATAAATGGCCGCAAGGAGAGTGCAAGATGAAACAAGCTAATATAGTG CATCCAGATTTTCCAAGATTCCTTAACAGCACCCTCTGGACGCACTTGAAACTTACCAAAACAGGCGAAACCTTAAGATTGGCTCAAAAGAACAGACACAGAAGCAGAAAAATTATAGAATTTTCAGAAAAACAAGAAGTAATTAACGTAACTCATATGATTATTCACAGCAAAATGGTCAACGCTTTATGGAAAATTCACCAag ttgaatttatttatacaaacGAAGAAACAGATAAAATACAACTAGGAACTACTTTCTCTCCGACGGAGAATTATCTATGTGTGTCGATGTATCTGTTAATGTGCGATTCTTGCAAAGTAAAATTAACATTACTTGATGACAGTAGTGTTACCGTAAATGAACAAGATTTTAGTCAACTCGTA TCTTCAGAGTGGAgagaaattaaattcattagCGAGAGCAAACAGTATCAATACAACAACTTCAAATTATTAGTATCAACAATTGGTGGCACAAGAGATCAATGGTTTTGGGCAATCGACAGGGTTAGGCTTTGTCAGAAGGAAG AATTTCGAATGATTGGTTTAACCGAAATAGAGACATGCCAATTGATGTCCGACGACAAGAAAATTATTACGTTCAAGGATTCAGTAGAAGTGTCTG AAAGTGAATGTCCTGAAAATACTATTGGAAAATTTTGTGTGCCCTGTAACtggatttatgaaaattgcGAACGAATCAAGATTTGTGACAACGACAAGTGTGTATGTTCGTCAGGATACAATATCGCGAATAAAAATTGCTACAACC AATGCAAAAGTGGATCATATGGTCATGGATGTAAAAAATCCTGCGGAAAATGCTCCTACAACTACTATGATTGCAATACAATTGACGGAACATGCTCCCCCTGCATTGATGAATTCAGCGGACCAAGATGCGACATAC CACCATCAATAATTTTCGCAAAACCTCCAGATGTTACTGATGTAAAATACACAGAAGCCACCGTCCAGGTGACAGATTTTACGTTGGAAAATTCATCTAATAATGAGAAGCCTTTCGCTTACGCAATTCAATATAAA GTAGCAACAAATCATAATTCTAAATGGATCACATACAATAATTCAACCTATACATTTTACGAGAATCATTCAATAGTAATCAGTAATTTAAAAGCCgacacaaaatattttgtcagagGCGTTATTATCACACGCGATGGAAATGTTAGTTTAGGAtggcatttaaaatttagagaATTCACCACCAAGTGTGAAg AAATAACTTCAGACAACCTTGAAATAAACTCTACCAACATCACTGCCTTCGTCTCCTTAAAATCTccg ataaaaaatacattgtgtaatttggaaaaatacaaCATTAATTTACAAGAAACTGGAAAACGTGGACTCTTTAATAATGGAGTtgtatattttgatggattagATCCGTTCACACATTACACAATAATGTTCCAACGTAGTACTGAAGACCACCAGAAGAAAAAGTTTCAAACGACAGAGGGAG TTCCACAACAAGTCTCAAATCTGAGAGTCGCCAATAAATCATCATCAACAATTTGCATAAAATGGGAAAAACCCTATTCCATTAACGGCCTTTTTAAACATTACATCGTTAAATATCGA cACGTGTCATACCTCGCGTGCAAGCAACAACCAACAACTCCATCGACGGAGCATACTCTGAGAGTCACCGAAActtcaacaacaataaaagatttaattcCATATTCGAGATACTCGATTTCCGTGTTTGCCGAAAACACAAAATTGAAAGGACTTCCGTCagaatttttggaagaaacgTTACCCGCAGACGAAATCGAATCTGAAGAAATATCGGGGGTGACAGTTACTCCCGGCACGCGTGGGGTTAATATTGAATTGTCACGTAATTGCGAAAAAATTCGAGGACAATTGGTGGTGAATACGACCGCCATTTGTACCAACGAATGGTGTAAGAACCAAAGCAGAACTTCTAAAACAACGAAACATTATGTGTCAAACGACATAATTACGCTTGATGGGTTAGCTCCATTTTCAGACTACAGCTTGGATCTGATATTTTGTAGAAGTTATACGAATTGCGAAGGTGACACAAAGAGGGAAACTTTTAGAACAAAACCGAcaa TACCCAATGCGGTCACTGATTTGCTGGTTTATACCAAAAACGAAAGTTCAGTTTCGCTCAGATGGAAACCATCTTACCCACCAACTGGggttttagaaaaatataaaattgattgtcaaaatggaTATTACTATGTAGACAAACATATAAATGAATTTGAAATGGCATCGTGCAAATTATGGCCAGATTTTCATTGTGTCACAGTGTCCAATTTGAAAAGTGGCTCAACATATACATGTTAt GTGAATGGCAAAAATGAAGATGTTTCAGAATTTGGACCAGCGAATTCCATTTatacaaaaacagaaatag AACCATCACGAGCGCCATACGATCTAAACATCACTTGGACGATTAATAATGATCTGATACTGCAATGGAAACATCCGAACCAATCTAACGgtccaattaaatattttaatatcatTTTAACCGATGGAGAAACAAACAAGATCGAAAAGAATCTACCAATCACGAACAACATCTATTACCTAAATTATAATATCAAA ATAGAGTCCGCAGAATTGTTTCCTTCTACTCAATACAACATTCAAGTGTCGGCATTCAACGGATTCTCCGGTAACTATGTCTACTTGATGGACACAAGTCCACCTGACATACCATTACTGAATGGGGATCCTGAAAGTGGCAGTACAAATGATACAATTACACTGAAAATATCGCTTCAAAAACCAAGAGGACAAACTGACCACCGTCTTCTCCTCATCTTAATAACCGATAAAAATGCGAACCGAAAAATTACTGCAGCTAATTACAGTTTAACATCTTCACAAGATAGTATCAAAGAAACTATCGGTGATATTAATAcggaaaacttttttttcgaatCGGGAACTTCCTATAACGTCACAATATTATTGCTTAacacttttcaaaacaaaaccaGAAGCAACGAGTATTCGTACTTGTACAAGACACTAGGTTTACAACGAATCACTTCTGAACAAGAATCAAATCTCCTTGGTTTGTTGGCCCTACTGTTGATAATACCAATCGCAGCCATTATTTACAT GAAAAGAGATGAATTGTTGTCCTTTAAAAAAGAAGTATTCAAAAGGAGCAACACGT CAACCGAAGTACTGGACATCCAAGAAGACCAAATCCCTCTGTCCGACGTGGCACAAAATAATGTCATCCTTCCAGTCACGAAAAAAATGACGAAACCTCAACCCGTACGATCCGATTCAAATATTTCGCAAAAGACATCCAAAAACCCACCGACGAAACCCAATGGGCACTCCAAACGTGTCAAGATCACCGAATTTGAGCAGTACGTCAAAGAATCGATAGCCAGTGGAGAACTCGAACGTCAACACGCG CTGTTTCCCCGCGGCCAGACCAAGCCCTGGACTGTCGGCTCTttgaaagaaaacaaatccaAGAATCGTTACAACAACCTGATCGCTT ACGACCACACCAGAGTGATTCTCGAGAAAATCGACGGAAACCCTCATTCTGACTACATCAACGCCAACTACGTCGAC GGTTATCGAGTCCCGAGAGCATACATCGCGACGCAGGGTCCCAAGGCTGCGACTCTCGACGACTTCTGGAGGATGAtctggcaagaaaatgtccaACACATCGCCAATCTAGCCAACATATATGAGGGTGGAAAG AAAAAGGTGGAAAAATATTGGCCCGAAATCAACGAAACCTTGCAATTCGGTGCCATCGCCGTCCAACACCAATCCAGCAAAGTCTACGCCGATTACGAACACCGCGTCTTCAAAGTGACCCGCGACGCAGAAAGCCGCGAA CTGGACCAGCTCCACTTTTCTTCGTGGCCGGACCACGGAGTCCCCCTTTACTCGCAAAGCTTGGTCCCCTTCTTGCAGAAGATGCTGCAGATACCCCTCAACACGAAATCTCCGATTGTCGTGCACTGCAGCGCCGGTGTCGGCAGAACCGGCACCATCCTCTTGTGCGACATCTGCCTGAGGATGGCCGCGCGAAAAAGTGCGATCGACGCGCTGGGGGCTCTTCAGCGCCTGAGGGAGCAGAGGCCCAACATGGTGGACAACATGGAGCAGTACAAGCTGGCCCATCTGGTCGTGTTGGAGTGTCTGATTGGGATGCACACCGGGATACAGTGCAACGAAATACAGGAATCCGTGAAGAGGCTGCTGGAAGACGAGCGGACGGTCACGCAGATGCAGTACTTGGAGGACACGCAGTGGCAGGACCAGGCGATGAAATCCGTGGCGTGGGTGGATGAGGAAGCGCAGGTGGTTGAAGAGAAGAACCGCTTCAAGGACATCATACCAG AAACTCAAGGACGCGTCTTCATCACTCGCTATCCCACCAGCGACGGCACCTCTTCCTACATCAACGCCGTCAAGGTCGACGGTTTCCGGTGCCCGGGTCGCTACATCGTGACCCAGCAGCCGATGCCCAACACCCTGGGAGACTTCTGGAGGCTCGTCGAAGAAAACAACGTCTCCGTCGTGGTATCTCTGAACCAAGTCGACCCCAAAGACAAGACCTCGTGTGCGTTTTGGCCCACCAACAAGCGGCCCCAGATGGACCCGGTCCCCATCATCTCTCTCAAACACGTCAATACTCTCTCGATGGAACATTACGACGTCGTAACCATCCACTTGTCTGCACCTTCCAGAAAAGAACACTTCCAAGTCCACATCGTGTCGATGAAGAACTGGCCGCCAAAAACGAATTGTCCCAAGAGTCCGGAGAAGTTTTTGGCGTTTTGGGAAGAAGCAGACAACATCGCGAGACGCTCGAATCCTGTCCTCGTCACTTGCTA TGACGGAGTCACCGCATCTGGTCTCTTCATGGCCATGTCTTTTGTCATCGAAAAAATGAAACTGGAGCAAATCTGCGATGTCTGTCAGGCTGTGAGAACGATCCGACACAACCGTCAACAATTTGTCCAAAATATCGAACAGTTCGAATTCTTGTACAGAGTTGCAGTGATTTACATTAACGGATTTGAGCCGTACgccaattttaattaa